In Bombyx mori chromosome 15, ASM3026992v2, the sequence GGCTTTCCAGCAAGACTGCACCTGTtcacaaggcacgaactacccaagcctggcttgaaaccaacgtttcggactttataagagctgaagactggccttCACATAGTCCAGACCTCAACCCTTTAGAAAATTATAGTCAGCTTTAGAGGATGGCCTGCTCCGAACCACACGGCGACATTAagtctcttaaaaaatctttggagcaagCAGTGGCGAAATTTCTCTTGGAAACAATGCGTAAATCCagattcgtggccaaacagattaaaggcctgATAAAAGCCGAAGGTGGCCATTTCgaaaagaatatatatttttttttgctgaggctttaatatatatgtaaataggtataaatgttaataatattacattacttcattaaaaaatgcattttaattTGTAACAAAACTTATGGCTGGAGTAGGTACAATACAATAatgacaatctcgaaagacttctcatcaccggcaaagtggaaaaAAAGAGACCTACGGGGCGTGGTCCCATGCGCTAGTCCGATAaaattaagaccttagaacttatatctcaaggtgggtggcgcatttacgttgtagatgtctatgggctccagtaaccacttaacaccaggtgggctgtgagctcgtccactcatctaagcaataaaaaaaaaagacgactttggaattcAGCATCAacgtcgctatccactgcgcggcgaggacaggagtgaatggaggaacatagtcctaataaagtgctccgtaaaggtcacgaccctcagcactgagaaatacgacgcacggaggaggtgGTACACATAGAATTTCAGAAATGTGATGGTGATGATAATGATTTCCGATTTCCAGCATCGTTTTCCCTTTCACAAAAATCGCCAACTGAAATAAAGAATGCCTCAGAATTTTCGTATAAATATTATCTAAATTTTCAGAATGTAAGCATAACAAAAAAGTCTACAGAAAAATATCATCTATGGCATAGGGGAATAGTGAAATCTATAGACAATGAAAACCAATTGTGCACAGTTAAATTGGAGCACGGCGTTAAAACCGGCGAAAAAAGGAAGATGGGATCAGATGAAATTAATGTGCGCATCGAAGATATTTTCCCTCTTACCAGTAAGTAtaaaatctaacaaaataaataaaatatatagatttatatatattatatagaattAACTTGATTTTTCAAGTTTTTTGTCGTTCAAAATACTTTGTAAATGCAAAGGTTTTTATGTAACATAAACAATAAATCTGATATTCCTGATACGATGTTTCACTGTTTTTGACAgattattaaatattcaattttcgCAAAATCATTGgtcacaaaataaaaacaaaacatttgctttcgcatttttttttattaaggtaGATCGGTGAACGATCTGATAGCCCACTTAATGTAAAGTTACTGGAGCACTtagacatcacaatgtaaatgtcgccacgcaccttgaaacATAAAGTCGAAGTACCTATTTTATATCCAATATTGTGTAACGGGTGTCCCACTCTTCACCAAACCGACGAAGCTAGAGTAGCCCCTCGAGGCTAACAacaattaggtaggaaaaaacccTTCAACTGGGATGTGATTACTTCATGGTTGAATCAGGATGGTGGTCACGCTTGCGGGCTTACAAACatattaacatacatacatacatatataataacatattaatttatattttgtagcCGTATGCGAAGATGATTCGGATTCCAGTGAAGATCTGAGCGACTCTGAATATTCCCATCAGAAAACAACACGAACGGAAATCGACAGACACGCGCTTATCGTCGAAAAGAGCTTACAGAATAATGCACCAGCTATGGGAGAGTGGGAGCGACATACTAGAGTGAGTATGTATTTGTTTGATCTTTTTTTAGGAATACAAACCATTTATATGTATAAGCTTAGTTTTCTAGTGAAATTACTTAAATAGaaagttgtaatttttttgtttcatatagCCTTGTATGATCTATGTTTGCACAGACCTGTCAAGTGTCTGAAAcactattttataatgttacaaCTCTCTTTTTAAATGTTTGATCAGACAGTAAAGTCTTAAAAATGATGttgtttttatagttttgttgcatacatttatttcttttatagtAAAGGAAGATTAACTGATTTATAATGattgacagtaaataaataaaaactgaaatgCCATCCTATCATCGCCAGTATTTACATTGGTCCAGTGACGTCATTTAATATAGCTAAATCTGAGctaattttcgtaatttttgACATAAATAGTAGTAATACTACTGTTTGTTAATGGAGTAAAGCAGAATTAGTATTTTTAAGGAGACTAGTTATTTATACAAGTCTTCACTAAAAGACCAATAATTGTTAGTTAAATGAATATTCAGAGTAGCACTAAATTAAATCAGCACCAGATTTAAAGTTGATTAGTTGCAGTGATGAACTAGATCCAAGAACGATTCTAAAACATTTTGTAaggttaaaaaaatctaatttaacaATTGATAGTGCAATTTAGAGTTCTAATAAATTAAGAggacaccttgagatataagatctaaggtctcgcACGCACGGTCTCTCTCtctaacgcattactgcttcacggcagaaataggcggggtggtggtacctacccttgtggactcacaagaagtcctaccaccaggattTTACTAcccataaataattaattgaaaaaaaaggttttaagtTGATTAATATTCGACAGTGAAATGGTCTGTGAACAGGGTATAGGCTCGAAGATTATGTTCGCCATGGGCTATGTTGCGGGCTCCGGTTTGGGCGCCGCGGGCGAGGGGCGGACGCAGCCGGTTGAAGCGCGGGTGTTGCCCGTCGGGAAGAGCTTAGACCATTGCATGGCGATCAGTGAGAAACACGCCGGTCAGGATCCATTGAAGGTAACATTAACGGTTCTGATATAGAGACATTTCTGCATGTAAATTATCGTCATTATCGTcctttcgcattaaaagtgtacaatttccaaaaatattcgaaattgagttaatatgcggaatcatttggtatcaccagtatttttctcataaatactgtcaaaagaacgtagtttagtttttttttttttcctatattttgactactattaacaaaattaatacgtaATTTCTTATTTCTTCTTATCTTACTTTCAAAGACAGATAATGCAactggaaaaaaataaaaaaataatgttgcaaagatgattaatattaaaaataccacatggtaaacctttaaaacactcctgtaaaattagtaacttttgagattatacagttttaacgagaagacgatatattgtATGAGACGTGGTCCACCACTTGGCTTTAAGTCATTATCACCCTCAATTGAAATTACAACGCGAATATTGCTAcaaaccttgagacatgaggtcgattacAATTGTTAACCAGATTACTGGACAACAATAGCATTGCAACAGCGATCCTGCACGTCAAATCCGAACATAGGACTGCTTCATGGCTGAAGTAGTCAAGACTGTGATCTACACCAACGGATACTCAAAATCCAAAACGTCGCAATCCGATaaaaaaatagagaataaaacatttattggaTATTACCGTTAGTGTTAATGTCCCTAAATGCCACATATATGTACACTTGCATAACTGTTGCATAACCAGTTCGGTACTGGCTGGTAATTATTTGCAGgggttttttaatgtaatttaataattttttaattagtatacTGTATGCATGATAATAATTGATATTCTAATTTAAAGGTGCAGCAAAAATTGAAAAGGTtacaaaagaaagaagaagaaagaaacaAAAGAGCTTACGAACgcgagaaagagaaagagagaagaaatgttttcaattttatcaaTAGGACTTTGGGGGATAAAGAGCAGACTGAAACCAACAATTGTGATCCGACCGAAGTTGACGTTAAACAGTCCACTAGTAAAGATTTGAAtatagaaaaatttaaaatagatgaaGATGTAAATAGAATCGAACGTGAAATAATAAAGTTGAACAACTCATTAGTTAAATATCCTCAGGGAACAAGTGGTCACACGAATATTAATCTACAGATCAGAGAGAAAACTAAAGAACTACAAGCTTTAAAACAACGTGAGCGAGATATCATTAAAGAACAAAGACATAGAAAAGAGAAGGAAAAGATgacaatattttaagtaattaaattgataattaCAAATTGTTGTTAACCtaaatgtgttttaattattttattacacggttGCATtacgtatattaaatattttatttttaattaacgtaatagtatatttattattcaaaataaatgtaatgataTTACCATGTGAGTCtcattattttccaaaatgttTTATATGGATTGAATAGGGCGCGCAGACGTCTCTGCTAAACGCAATTTATCAAATGATATTTGGTCCAAATAAACAGCCATGCATTGTGATGATGTTTAGGTTGACGCGAAGAATGGACGGAAAACTTgtaattatttgtctttatttcaagatttaaaatgtaaatcaatATTACTCACAAATAGTGATCGAATGTTagctttaatttaattaatatcctTTATactttttgaattgttttgttgTTACATATTATTTGATATTATGCATGACGAATTAGGTTTcttagattttattacaaaagtgtttttttgcctttgaaataaaatttatttaatcacaTTTGCATCGTCCGATCTACTTGACTGGCATTAATCCACGGCCATAGTGTTTTTAACATCACGAGAACTGGGATAGGGATGGGGAATAGGGAAACATTTACTTTAACAGTTATTAACTGTGTTAAATTTCCTAACATTGGCTTTGTTtgattgtaaaattaatttttttatttaaaattgtaacaCAAATAAGAATTCATTATCGCGGTAAAccattaattttgatttatcaATGACGTTTGAAATGCTTATTATTTCTGTTAAGTATAGAGGGTAGAACTAAGGAATCCCAtatcaatatattaaaaagtgtcctCTGAAAAAGAgacaattaaggtggcgccataATAGCAAGtggaaaaaatttaaaaacagcgccataaactATCACACTTCGGCTATATTCTGACATAGACTGTGAACACTGGAGTGTGACGTAAATTTAGTATACTACGAAGCCGTTTCTTTATAGTTAGCTATACCGATCACTGTTTAAAACAGAACGCAGTACAGTATGTCATCGACATTTGTGGACTGTTTAAGAAGCGCTATTGAAAGTTGATAAAAACGATTGataaatatcaattaattaacaaatataatatatttttttatcgaattCCTAGgcttgtatcttttttttcgtatttattgATACTAACAGTTGCTTATAAAATAACCAGGACTctataaattttgtatttaaagatTAGAGTTGCGTTTGAAAATTATAATCcgccatttttttaatttaccttttattgaataaaagtcatgaataattataaattttatatttacacgtgtgatgttttagttttaaaataagcgTACATggcataaaattataattaatatttgaaatattttcctataaattagttatttgtaCTATCAATCAACATTATAAAGTacttaaacataataattaaatgggTGTGTGACTAGCAAATAATATTTGCTGaatttaatacaatatattataaaaatgaaatattttagtaacAGTGGGTCAAGTATTGAATCACCCTAAATATTCTACTAATACGTTATGTTTGGAATAGTGGATACTAACAGCTAACTTTATAATCATTGTTTTTTCGCAAGCATTAATTACGCCAGAAAGTAcgtaagttaattttttttttgtaacattatcatttatttaaaactacaaaataaaatgagtatAAGGTTGttaagttttatattaaatgtttGCATTACTTAAAAATTTCGCGTTTTAATATACTAAATCTTAAAATTGCTACGTGAGCAAGATATTTGTACTTTACGAAAGTTATCCATGCATGCGGCTGTGTCGTCCGAAATCGTTTCCACGAAATATCTCTTCCAGTAATTATGATCTACGTCGAGAGGAATAGCAAATAAGACCCACTGTAAGTACATTTCAAACAATTAACTAATGTCGTCCATAGTGAATCATCTGACCTCCGTGCTCTTTGACATTATGTATAATTATGAATCCTTTCATAAGATTCAGGACGAACGTTGTGATTACTAGAATTGCATACGCAACTATTGTACACGACGTGTACCGTACGCAAACTATTTACTattcgctaaaataatgaaGTGTAACTAAACAGTAAAATTTCCTAAGCAAATTCATCACAGAGATTTGTTATATCCTCGTTGAGACAACCTTTGCGCTCTCACATACATTCCCTTTCGTGCATTATTCGTTAGAACAACACTTTAAATTTACAATCTATAAAACAATTACATTTATACAATAGAGAGTGATGAAATAAAAGAGagacattattttgtactaAGCTAAACGTCTTGAAATTAATAAGTACACTCATATGAGACTCTTTTCCACGCGAATAAAACATTACTACGTTTTAAAATGATGTTTGTAACATTGTGATGTCTTTATTTAAGTATTTGTGATCGTAGGCCGCTCCTTGAGGTCGGAATGTTACATTTCTCGGACAGACCgattaaaaaaacactattataacatttaattaaaaaggaaggatataaaatatctaaaatattttctatcaGAACGTTGGCTGCCTTGTGTTGTATGAAACTGAttattcgttgtttttttttttcaatcgccTCATATAACTTTTTCTATATAATGTAACAGGTATAATACGGCAAGTGAGATTCGCTCGGGAGAAACCGAAACTGACTAATAAAGTTCCAACGCAATACGATGTGACGATTGTCGATTCGAAGCGGCGTATACCGTAGACCGGAGAAAACTTGCTTAGTTTTtccgtagctttttttttttatagttgttgttgttattgtatttttatattactgaATCAATTCTCACGAACGATTCGTGGTTGCGTAGACTACGCGGCCCGCAGCCGAGCCACGACGCAAGCCATCGCCGATTCGACATTGTCGAACACCGGCACGCCCGCCCGCCGCGCCAGATCCGACAAGTAATGTCGGCCGCGATTGTAGTCCTTCACCGCCGCTTCGCTGTACTGTAAGTTAAATAAGTAAAGGTAAAGTAAACATTTAGAAGAAAACCCAAATCAGGTCTGGCCTggtaattttagaatttttacctattaaacaaattataatttttacctATTAaggtataaattataatttgcgtaattactggtggtaggacttcttgtgaccGGACTGGGTAtgcgtaaatggattccccagaaaaaaaacaaggacctcttgtgagtccgcacgggtaggtaccaccaccctacctatttctaccgtgagcagtaatgcgtttcgatttgaagagtggggcagtcgttgtaactatactgagaccttagaacttatatctcaagttgggtggcgcatttacgttgtagatgtctatgggctccagtaaccacttaacaccaggtgggctgtgagctcgtccacccttctaagcaataaaaaacaaaggtATACATGTAGGTATTATAtgtataggtaggtaggtattacCATCGGTCCTGATACAtgtacaaattttcaaattaaacggACGTCTTGAAGTCGGTCAAACTGACGTTAAAAGATTCCTTTGCACAAATCGATATACTTAAATATCTACAGATAAGCTGATTAAAGCGTGTTAAAacgctatatatataaatgattcattattatttttgctttattatagaaaaaaaaaattatatgcacCTTAATCCTTGTGCAGCATGTTTTTAAGTCTTAAACCATTTATAATTAGCaaaaactccggtcgatattgagcatgttttgtttttttgtccttaaaaatattccatttggttgattattattagttttcttATGAAAGCTTTATGGCATCATGGATTTCATTGTGTCCTACAGGGGTACCtatatgttatattattttatatatttgcgCAAAACCAGTACCAGTCCTTGCTTTGTGTGGCCATTTAAGCAACAGTAtcatgaaaataacaaaaatagtaataatgaaCGTGCCTTGATTTTTTCCAATATTTattcatatacataatatatatcatTCATCAACTATTTGGAGTGTTGTTCCCGGACATCCAGACAATGAGAGGCAATCTGAAGATACTTTGGCACACAGAGTAAAAACAGATAGgtaggtatttattatttaagttaattttttttaaggataaatattacgtttaatactttataaatataaaatttataaatataacatttaatACTTTAAATGCTATAtttctcattaaaaaaaaacagttttaatccTAAGACGACTTTGCAAAAACTTTTTGCACTCAAACATATTTAATCATGTTAATATGTCTTGAACCACTTAAGAAACACCTAAAGTACATATTAATGCGGAAACTGTTTTAAATTATCCATTTAAAcacaatctatatataaaaatgaatttctgttcgttagtctcgctaaaactcgagaacggttggacgatttggctaattttggtcttgaattatttgtggaagtccagagtagatttaaaaggtaaataaatatgaaaatgctgaaattaaataaaaataacaattttgtttatcctttgatgtcccccccgtcggacggattccttttgtttgttttatacaaaagtttaggtcttttatttatcgattgaggctctACGAAGTGTGCGGGTTAGCTAGTACTTAACTAAATTCCTAAAAATTGAGGCCACAGAATAAACAGCGACATGGCAATTTGACATTTCGTATAACTATCGTCTTTATGAATCATAGAGATGCACCTTAGGTGAATGAATCATTCTAGAAAATGAGAGAAATTAACTTTTCATGATAAGTTCAAATTTCTAACTAGTGTATATTATAAAACCTTTTTACTGTGTTTTTGGAAGTGTTATAAAAGATTTCTATTATAAAGGTTAGTATAGGTAATGCCACACCGTAATAACGCTAAGTAaacgaaatattaaaatgtaccaTATGTGAATGTATTCAACTTTTTAAacataaactaaataataattgcaaACAACCAAAAGCtcatatcattatttttataataaatttatgacTTAGCGAacatttttacttttatcaacaGAAATTGTTATAATAAATCACGTTTCAAAATATCATTCTAAGATTTCCCAACCCTATACATTGTCTTTGGTTACTCGTCGGCCATTGTTGCTAACTACATTAATCTACTAAGATTGGACAAGGTATAGGTAGGAGTGTTTATACTCACAGCGGGCGCGGACTTCCTGTCCATCGGTTGAACGATGAGCACGGTGTTGGCGGGCCGCAGCCCCATGTAGTGCGCGGCCAGCACCATCGCCGCGAAGCAAGGCGCGTCGGCGCTCATGCAGAACACGAGCACGCGCGAGCCCAGCAACAGATCCTCGTCGTATGTAcctgaaattttcattttcaacttATGCATTTACTTGGATGATCATTAGGGGACGGTTCGCGATGtgtgaaaaataaacataaactaTATATAATGATATCCGAGTACTtcataatgaataaacaataaaagacttagttgcgttttctgttataatatatctgatataataagaaaacaacatttaaagcccttaatctcttttaaatgtaatattttaagcagtattaatacatatattatacaaatctgaactttttttttactgaatgacactgaagaaaaacccttttttaaaagtaaagagtataataaaggtttttctttatatatataaatattttatttagatagaactggtggtaggacctcttgtgagtctgcacgggtaggtaccaccaccttgcctatttcagccgtgacgcagtaatgcatttcggtttaaaggggggggcagccgttgtaactatactgagaccttagaacttatatctcaaagtgggtggcggcatttatcttgtagatgtctatggggtctggtaaccacttaacaccaggtgggctgtgagctagtccacacatctatgcaaaaaCAAAATGAACACGTTTGTACCTTTAAAGGGTTGGGGCGTGACATCCTCGGAGACGGTATAGTAGTCAGAGGCGCTGAGTCTGTCTGTGCGGTCGGTAGTGGCGCGGTCTCGCAGCGTGACGTCACCGAGTGTGCGATCCCGCAGCGTGACGTCGGCGCCGGCGTGGTCccgcagtgtgacgtcaccggCGGCGCGCGCGTACTTGTCGCGGCGCGGCGACTCTGCGGGCTCGGGCGCCGCACGTCGTCCCGCCGACGAGAACATGCGCGTGTAATCGTTCGCGCGCGGAATCACGTACGAGACTCCTTCGCGCCGTAATATTTCTTCCGGCCGCGTTGTGTCGCTCTgaaaccaattaaaaaatatagataaaagTTTTGATAGATGTTACAATATCGAAACTATAATGTGGTTCTATATTCGTATTAGTGTATCTTATTCCTGGATCTTGACCTCTAAGATTATGctctatttttatacatatattcgtCCAATaatcgaaaaataatattatcatgaCCACTTAAAGATTTAAATTCGTTTTCTCTGTTTTATGTtcctttttgttattttttttattgatattcaaTGTCTAAAACTGATGTTCCTCAAAAgtagtaaacaaaaaaaggaaaaagaaattggttaaaaatttcattatattataataatatgtcaatgTATTGTCTTTGAATTTACCTTTATAAGCAGAAGAAAGTCTATGAAATTACGTTTCGAAAATGGCCGTACTTCCACACATCCTTTCATGCTTTATAAAACTCCTATAcaaatctaggcaataaaaaaaaataaaaacgaatcagTCAGTCGTGACATATAGTTGTACATAGATATCCACTATGATCGCTCTGTAGAGATAGAGGTGATCGGCTTGTTTTGGGGATAGACAAATTCTGGTGGCCCGTAGATCTTTCATTAGGAGTCGTGGGTGAACTCAAGTACTAGGAGGGGAGGTCCGCAACAGTTGCGCGAGCGTCTCCTGATgtctaacagctcaagggcagtATAAGCCCAGTAGATATGATTACCGGGAAGGTGCCGCAGAGGTAGACGTCGTGCGTGGGCGCGCCGAGCATGGCGGGCAGCCTCTCGAGGCGTCGCTCGGTGCCCGGCGTGAACACGCTGTCGCCGCTCTCCGCCGAGCCCGCGCCCGCGCTCTCTCTACCTGTCCTGTTCCCGCCATTCTGGAACACgaacataaatgt encodes:
- the LOC101738747 gene encoding zinc finger CCCH-type with G patch domain-containing protein isoform X4, with product MAEMNDSNAYNDDSKNKNDSEENNGNSDIEDDLSSLLGMRCAVYHTHKWGGQPSLHNAMVSSILPRADDDQFNDLKVQILFTHPTHAEMLPCPFYLDGDCKFSDEQCRYSHGNVVQLSDLKEAIEPNFSSLKSGSSILLKLKPPDDENVSITKKSTEKYHLWHRGIVKSIDNENQLCTVKLEHGVKTGEKRKMGSDEINVRIEDIFPLTTVCEDDSDSSEDLSDSEYSHQKTTRTEIDRHALIVEKSLQNNAPAMGEWERHTRGIGSKIMFAMGYVAGSGLGAAGEGRTQPVEARVLPVGKSLDHCMAISEKHAGQDPLKVQQKLKRLQKKEEERNKRAYEREKEKERRNVFNFINRTLGDKEQTETNNCDPTEVDVKQSTSKDLNIEKFKIDEDVNRIEREIIKLNNSLVKYPQGTSGHTNINLQIREKTKELQALKQRERDIIKEQRHRKEKEKMTIF
- the LOC101738747 gene encoding zinc finger CCCH-type with G patch domain-containing protein isoform X5, yielding MNDSNAYNDDSKNKNDSEENNGNSDIEDDLSSLLGMRCAVYHTHKWGGQPSLHNAMVSSILPRADDDQFNDLKVQILFTHPTHAEMLPCPFYLDGDCKFSDEQCRYSHGNVVQLSDLKEAIEPNFSSLKSGSSILLKLKPPDDENVSITKKSTEKYHLWHRGIVKSIDNENQLCTVKLEHGVKTGEKRKMGSDEINVRIEDIFPLTTVCEDDSDSSEDLSDSEYSHQKTTRTEIDRHALIVEKSLQNNAPAMGEWERHTRGIGSKIMFAMGYVAGSGLGAAGEGRTQPVEARVLPVGKSLDHCMAISEKHAGQDPLKVQQKLKRLQKKEEERNKRAYEREKEKERRNVFNFINRTLGDKEQTETNNCDPTEVDVKQSTSKDLNIEKFKIDEDVNRIEREIIKLNNSLVKYPQGTSGHTNINLQIREKTKELQALKQRERDIIKEQRHRKEKEKMTIF
- the LOC101738747 gene encoding zinc finger CCCH-type with G patch domain-containing protein isoform X3, with the translated sequence MIKIVQQSLEATHDLKEKESLLTLQSDLNQLIELTRESLATATSKHLKSDLQNNEQNNLDEEYARFMAEMNDSNAYNDDSKNKNDSEENNGNSDIEDDLSSLLGMRCAVYHTHKWGGQPSLHNAMVSSILPRADDDQFNDLKVQILFTHPTHAEMLPCPFYLDGDCKFSDEQCRYSHGNVVQLSDLKEAIEPNFSSLKSGSSILLKLKPPDDENVSITKKSTEKYHLWHRGIVKSIDNENQLCTVKLEHGVKTGEKRKMGSDEINVRIEDIFPLTTVCEDDSDSSEDLSDSEYSHQKTTRTEIDRHALIVEKSLQNNAPAMGEWERHTRGIGSKIMFAMGYVAGSGLGAAGEGRTQPVEARVLPVGKSLDHCMAISEKHAGQDPLKVQQKLKRLQKKEEERNKRAYEREKEKERRNVFNFINRTLGDKEQTETNNCDPTEVDVKQSTSKDLNIEKFKIDEDVNRIEREIIKLNNSLVKYPQGTSGHTNINLQIREKTKELQALKQRERDIIKEQRHRKEKEKMTIF
- the LOC101738747 gene encoding zinc finger CCCH-type with G patch domain-containing protein isoform X2, which produces MEDLESSLNQYKEQIKIVQQSLEATHDLKEKESLLTLQSDLNQLIELTRESLATATSKHLKSDLQNNEQNNLDEEYARFMAEMNDSNAYNDDSKNKNDSEENNGNSDIEDDLSSLLGMRCAVYHTHKWGGQPSLHNAMVSSILPRADDDQFNDLKVQILFTHPTHAEMLPCPFYLDGDCKFSDEQCRYSHGNVVQLSDLKEAIEPNFSSLKSGSSILLKLKPPDDENVSITKKSTEKYHLWHRGIVKSIDNENQLCTVKLEHGVKTGEKRKMGSDEINVRIEDIFPLTTVCEDDSDSSEDLSDSEYSHQKTTRTEIDRHALIVEKSLQNNAPAMGEWERHTRGIGSKIMFAMGYVAGSGLGAAGEGRTQPVEARVLPVGKSLDHCMAISEKHAGQDPLKVQQKLKRLQKKEEERNKRAYEREKEKERRNVFNFINRTLGDKEQTETNNCDPTEVDVKQSTSKDLNIEKFKIDEDVNRIEREIIKLNNSLVKYPQGTSGHTNINLQIREKTKELQALKQRERDIIKEQRHRKEKEKMTIF